Proteins from one Sphingomonas sp. HF-S4 genomic window:
- a CDS encoding endonuclease domain-containing protein, protein MASPSNLRFRRQHPAGTYVLDFYCPAFKLAVEVDGEVHARGDQPQRDAARDDWLYKRGVRVLRIPAQAVLSDLEVVVRHIMVTARGEYPSTGFAGPPPPPGEE, encoded by the coding sequence CTGGCAAGCCCTTCGAACCTGCGCTTTCGCCGCCAACATCCGGCAGGCACCTATGTCCTCGATTTCTACTGTCCAGCATTCAAGCTTGCCGTCGAGGTCGATGGTGAGGTGCATGCGCGTGGCGACCAGCCGCAGCGAGATGCCGCGCGCGATGACTGGCTTTACAAGCGAGGCGTCCGGGTACTGCGCATACCTGCGCAAGCCGTATTGTCAGACTTGGAAGTGGTAGTCCGTCACATCATGGTCACCGCCCGCGGAGAATACCCCTCCACCGGCTTCGCCGGTCCCCCTCCCCCTCCGGGGGAAGAATGA
- a CDS encoding amidohydrolase family protein produces MIEPPVIDAHAHIFTRVMPFTDTAWTRPDYDYPDEAYLADLDAHGIAFGVVTAASLFGEYNDYTLAALAQHKRLRATVMLDPDTSPAELASLKAQGVCGVRFQIPLKADLPDLTGYRFRRFATRLADAGMHLELNLGGEQLAAMLPALADLPLPIAVDHFGLLRSEGEMEGPGFLALLRAVQVGRTWVKISAGFRLPEARLEAYAARLLTEAGPGRLFWGSDAPFVGAEERVTYMQTLETLVRIVPDARDRRAMSDAALRFYFF; encoded by the coding sequence GTGATCGAGCCGCCGGTCATCGACGCGCACGCGCATATCTTCACGCGCGTGATGCCGTTCACCGACACGGCGTGGACGCGGCCGGACTATGACTATCCGGACGAGGCGTATCTCGCCGATCTCGATGCGCACGGCATCGCGTTCGGGGTGGTCACCGCGGCGAGCCTGTTCGGCGAATACAACGACTATACGCTCGCGGCATTGGCGCAGCACAAACGGCTGCGTGCGACGGTGATGCTGGATCCCGACACGTCGCCGGCGGAGTTGGCGTCGCTCAAGGCGCAGGGGGTTTGCGGGGTACGCTTCCAGATCCCGCTCAAGGCGGACCTGCCGGACCTGACCGGCTATCGCTTCCGACGCTTCGCGACACGGCTGGCGGATGCGGGGATGCATCTCGAGCTCAATCTGGGCGGCGAGCAATTGGCGGCGATGCTGCCGGCGCTGGCGGACCTGCCGCTGCCGATCGCAGTCGACCATTTCGGATTGCTGCGCAGCGAGGGCGAGATGGAGGGGCCGGGGTTCCTCGCGCTGCTGCGCGCGGTGCAGGTTGGGCGGACCTGGGTGAAGATCTCCGCCGGGTTCCGGCTGCCCGAGGCGCGGCTGGAGGCCTATGCGGCGCGGCTGCTGACGGAGGCGGGGCCGGGGCGGCTGTTCTGGGGAAGCGATGCGCCGTTCGTAGGGGCGGAGGAGCGCGTTACGTATATGCAGACGCTGGAGACGCTGGTCCGCATCGTGCCGGATGCGAGGGATCGGCGGGCGATGTCCGACGCGGCGCTGCGCTTCTATTTCTTCTAG
- a CDS encoding amidohydrolase family protein, which translates to MPNPPFKLFDTHAHFFTSDLVRYPADPTNAREGRDAMLARLKSDPATAERVLALWDDCGVAGGAAVQYNTVYKTDNRYTIDVADAHKDRVSAVLILDAAALDTPGQLHALAGPHNVSGLRLFGYPDDAGEYPWLDSPAALKTWDVAAALGLHMVLMYAPGKPSSAALGRIVALAKRYPKTVIALDHCGWPGVEGGVAGTIGPEHLALVEMPNIHFKFTQINLNRFAETGIDPAAFVKKMADTYGASRLMWGSDFGNTKTSYAEMAEQAIAATRLLPDADRRAVMHDNGAKLFGDRRKP; encoded by the coding sequence ATGCCGAACCCGCCGTTTAAGCTGTTCGATACCCACGCGCATTTCTTCACCAGCGACCTCGTCCGCTATCCCGCCGATCCGACCAACGCGCGCGAGGGACGCGACGCGATGCTGGCGCGGCTCAAGAGCGACCCGGCGACCGCCGAGCGCGTGCTGGCGCTGTGGGACGATTGCGGCGTCGCGGGCGGCGCGGCGGTGCAATACAACACGGTCTACAAGACCGACAATCGCTACACGATCGACGTGGCCGATGCGCACAAGGATCGTGTGTCGGCGGTGCTGATCCTTGACGCGGCGGCGCTCGACACGCCCGGGCAGCTCCACGCGCTCGCCGGGCCGCACAATGTCAGCGGGCTGCGACTGTTCGGCTATCCGGACGATGCGGGCGAGTATCCGTGGCTCGATTCCCCCGCGGCACTCAAGACCTGGGACGTCGCGGCGGCGCTGGGACTGCACATGGTGTTGATGTATGCGCCCGGGAAACCGTCGTCGGCGGCGCTCGGGCGGATCGTCGCGCTGGCGAAGCGCTATCCCAAGACGGTGATCGCGCTCGATCATTGCGGCTGGCCGGGCGTCGAGGGCGGCGTAGCGGGGACGATCGGCCCCGAGCATCTCGCGCTGGTCGAAATGCCCAATATCCACTTCAAGTTCACCCAGATCAACCTCAACCGCTTTGCCGAGACCGGGATCGATCCTGCCGCTTTCGTCAAGAAGATGGCGGACACCTACGGCGCCAGCCGGCTGATGTGGGGATCGGACTTCGGCAACACCAAGACGAGCTATGCCGAGATGGCCGAGCAGGCGATCGCGGCGACGCGGCTGCTACCTGACGCCGATCGCCGCGCGGTGATGCACGACAATGGCGCGAAGCTGTTTGGCGATCGCCGCAAGCCGTGA
- a CDS encoding MFS transporter, with product MAVVSQERAIDPPATMSVYQYLVVGLCCLINIADGFDVVSLAVAAPVLTKQWQVDPAILGTMFSAAAVGLVIGAFVIGPMADKVGRRPIMLGALGTLAAMLLLSGIATDIWQLFVLRTVTGIGLGTLVVCLNTTVADNSSVKARNMSLAVLHIGFTFGMMLGSGIAAYALQTGGWRFIFLAAGSLNVVTFLCALFLLGESRDFLLRRQAPGDLARLNRIHRRMGIAELAEMPPKPAAAADRGAALRAMLAPELRSWTILVWVASATYAIVGYFLLNWKPTILANAGLSPALAAASGIITGACGTVGHLTMGMLGRKIGEGKLTAIYFACAAVTLVIFGAMPPAPIPLLAVAGITTFFVVGAYTGLFLVSVTMYPPAIQNAGVGYVVGFGRIGAIIGPSIGGWLLSIGLSRMDTYFVFSAIAVIPVVTMILANRVAARGTRHRDTTGSGAFDAEPAV from the coding sequence GTGGCGGTTGTGAGTCAGGAAAGGGCGATCGATCCGCCCGCGACGATGAGCGTCTACCAATATCTGGTGGTGGGGCTGTGCTGCCTGATCAACATCGCCGACGGGTTCGACGTGGTGTCGCTCGCGGTGGCGGCGCCGGTGCTCACCAAGCAATGGCAGGTCGATCCGGCGATCCTAGGCACGATGTTCAGCGCCGCCGCGGTCGGGCTGGTGATCGGCGCGTTCGTCATCGGGCCGATGGCCGACAAGGTCGGGCGCCGCCCGATCATGCTCGGCGCGCTCGGCACGCTCGCCGCGATGCTGCTGCTGAGCGGGATCGCCACCGATATCTGGCAGCTGTTCGTGCTGCGGACGGTCACCGGGATCGGGCTGGGCACCTTGGTCGTCTGTCTCAACACCACCGTCGCCGACAATTCCAGCGTCAAGGCGCGCAACATGTCGCTCGCGGTGCTGCACATCGGCTTCACTTTCGGGATGATGCTGGGCAGCGGCATCGCCGCCTATGCGCTACAGACCGGCGGCTGGCGGTTCATCTTCCTCGCCGCGGGGTCGCTCAACGTCGTGACTTTCCTGTGCGCATTGTTCCTGCTGGGGGAATCGCGCGACTTCCTGCTGCGCCGCCAGGCGCCGGGCGACCTGGCGCGGCTCAATCGCATCCATCGCCGGATGGGGATCGCCGAGCTCGCCGAGATGCCGCCCAAGCCCGCCGCCGCGGCCGATCGCGGCGCGGCGTTGCGCGCGATGCTCGCGCCCGAACTGCGCAGTTGGACGATTCTGGTATGGGTCGCGTCGGCCACCTACGCGATCGTCGGCTATTTCCTGCTCAACTGGAAGCCGACCATCCTCGCCAATGCCGGCCTCTCGCCCGCGCTCGCCGCAGCGAGCGGGATCATCACCGGCGCGTGCGGGACGGTCGGGCACCTGACGATGGGGATGCTCGGGCGGAAGATCGGCGAGGGCAAGCTGACTGCGATCTACTTCGCCTGCGCCGCCGTAACGCTGGTGATCTTCGGGGCGATGCCACCCGCGCCGATCCCGCTGCTGGCCGTCGCCGGCATCACCACCTTCTTCGTGGTCGGCGCCTATACCGGGCTCTTCCTCGTATCGGTAACGATGTACCCGCCCGCGATCCAGAATGCCGGGGTCGGCTATGTCGTCGGCTTCGGGCGGATCGGTGCGATCATCGGGCCGTCGATCGGCGGCTGGCTGCTCAGCATCGGGCTGAGCCGCATGGACACCTATTTCGTCTTCTCGGCGATCGCGGTGATCCCCGTCGTCACCATGATCCTCGCCAATCGCGTCGCCGCCCGCGGCACGCGCCATCGCGACACTACCGGCTCAGGAGCCTTCGATGCCGAACCCGCCGTTTAA
- a CDS encoding c-type cytochrome codes for MRLRTLTIGISALLSAPFVAQAAKPAAAPAQPAAFAQCRVCHSVTKGGPAGLGPNLFGVVGAAAATRPGYAYSPAMKTSKIRWDRARLDTYLANPRAVVPGTKMVFAGLKDPAQRKAVIEYLAALK; via the coding sequence ATGCGTTTGCGAACCCTCACGATCGGCATTTCGGCACTGCTGTCCGCCCCTTTCGTTGCGCAGGCGGCGAAGCCCGCCGCGGCACCGGCGCAACCCGCGGCATTCGCGCAGTGCCGGGTGTGTCACAGCGTCACCAAAGGGGGGCCCGCAGGCCTTGGTCCCAACTTGTTCGGCGTGGTCGGCGCGGCCGCGGCGACCCGGCCCGGCTACGCCTATTCCCCCGCGATGAAGACCTCGAAGATCCGCTGGGATCGCGCCAGGCTCGACACCTATCTCGCCAATCCCCGGGCCGTGGTGCCGGGCACCAAGATGGTGTTTGCCGGGCTCAAGGATCCCGCCCAGCGCAAGGCAGTGATCGAGTACCTGGCGGCGCTGAAATGA
- a CDS encoding GlcG/HbpS family heme-binding protein, which produces MILALALLAGAQTARPALDYASAATIRDTCVQWAKSKQLRVAIVVLEPHGTPVTLAHMDGVSVAGGEIAQWKAVSAAKFGRATADMAALNPPTNMPNVATLQGGVPVYTADGVLLGGVGVSGGKPADDAACAVAGIEAAGLKAAKPPQ; this is translated from the coding sequence ATGATCCTCGCTCTCGCCCTGCTCGCTGGCGCGCAGACCGCTCGCCCCGCACTCGATTATGCCAGCGCCGCGACGATCCGCGACACCTGCGTACAATGGGCGAAATCGAAGCAGCTGCGCGTCGCGATCGTCGTGCTCGAGCCGCACGGCACGCCGGTGACGCTCGCGCATATGGACGGCGTTTCGGTCGCGGGCGGCGAGATCGCGCAGTGGAAGGCGGTCTCTGCCGCCAAGTTCGGCCGCGCCACGGCCGACATGGCCGCGCTCAATCCGCCGACGAACATGCCCAATGTCGCGACATTGCAAGGCGGCGTGCCCGTCTACACCGCCGACGGCGTGCTGCTCGGCGGCGTCGGCGTGTCGGGCGGCAAGCCGGCGGACGACGCCGCCTGCGCCGTCGCCGGCATCGAGGCGGCCGGGTTGAAGGCCGCCAAGCCGCCTCAATAG
- a CDS encoding carboxymuconolactone decarboxylase family protein yields the protein MALKTDDPAFQAGREMRKALFGPASIERLDAADDFHEPLENYVTSACFGETWTRPGLTLRERSLITMAICAALNRHVPLKRLVKCAVANGATKEDIRETLLQTTLYIGVAGGVESWGLAAEALKEIDAY from the coding sequence ATGGCGCTCAAGACCGACGATCCCGCTTTCCAGGCCGGCCGCGAGATGCGGAAAGCCCTGTTCGGGCCGGCGAGCATCGAGCGGCTCGACGCGGCGGACGATTTCCACGAGCCGCTGGAGAATTACGTCACGTCGGCGTGCTTCGGCGAGACCTGGACGCGGCCGGGGCTGACGCTGCGCGAACGCAGCCTGATCACGATGGCGATTTGCGCCGCGCTCAACCGCCACGTCCCGCTCAAGCGGCTGGTCAAATGCGCGGTCGCCAATGGCGCGACCAAGGAGGATATCCGCGAGACCTTGCTCCAGACGACGCTCTATATCGGCGTCGCGGGCGGGGTGGAGAGCTGGGGGCTTGCGGCCGAGGCGCTCAAGGAGATCGACGCCTATTGA
- a CDS encoding alpha/beta hydrolase — translation MQGPELAEGLDAYLAAVRRPGPLPLETARLLADRDAHRIALAQPKGMTVADSHAVGQGRETPLRIYRPAGEGAQPAIVYFHGGGFTTGSIASYDSLATALAEATGATVVSVHYARLPEATPRAMLAECASVLGWVARMAEVLRIDPGRLTVAGDSAGAFLATNLAAQSTGPTLVCQLLCYGAYALDANLAADDPGLPRPVIEAMVDTWRACSARDAEPLALDLSGMPPAILLTGEHDAFRTEGQAYAARLRAAGVHVTERIAPGMCHGFLRALAFSEPARAAMAWLGESYREQLARTH, via the coding sequence GTGCAGGGGCCGGAGCTTGCCGAGGGGCTGGACGCCTATCTCGCCGCGGTGCGCCGGCCGGGGCCGCTGCCGCTTGAGACCGCGCGGCTGCTCGCCGATCGCGACGCGCACCGTATCGCGCTTGCGCAGCCCAAGGGCATGACGGTCGCCGACAGCCATGCCGTGGGGCAGGGCCGCGAGACCCCGCTACGGATCTACCGCCCGGCGGGCGAGGGCGCGCAGCCGGCTATCGTCTATTTCCATGGCGGCGGGTTCACCACCGGTAGCATCGCGAGCTACGACAGCCTCGCCACCGCGCTGGCCGAGGCGACCGGCGCGACGGTGGTCAGCGTCCATTATGCCCGGCTACCCGAGGCGACGCCGCGTGCGATGCTGGCCGAGTGCGCCTCGGTGCTCGGCTGGGTGGCGCGGATGGCCGAGGTGTTGCGGATCGACCCTGGCCGGCTGACGGTGGCGGGGGATAGCGCCGGCGCCTTCCTGGCGACGAATCTCGCGGCGCAGTCGACCGGGCCGACGCTGGTGTGCCAGTTGCTCTGCTACGGCGCCTATGCGCTCGACGCGAACCTCGCCGCCGACGATCCGGGGCTGCCGCGGCCGGTGATCGAGGCGATGGTCGATACCTGGCGCGCATGCAGCGCGCGCGATGCCGAGCCGCTTGCGCTCGACCTTTCTGGAATGCCGCCCGCGATCCTGCTCACCGGCGAGCACGACGCCTTCCGGACCGAGGGCCAGGCCTATGCCGCCCGCCTCCGCGCCGCCGGTGTGCACGTCACCGAGCGCATCGCGCCGGGGATGTGCCACGGCTTCCTCCGCGCGCTCGCCTTTTCCGAACCCGCCCGCGCCGCGATGGCGTGGCTGGGCGAATCCTATCGCGAACAACTGGCAAGGACCCACTGA
- a CDS encoding HpcH/HpaI aldolase family protein: protein MFNAEVKRKLEAGETVFGSFFKVDSPQIAELYGLAGFDFLIVDAEHGCFTHGQIENLIRTCERVGMSTVIRTPDAAEANILHVLDSGASGIQVPSLRSAAEVEEVIHRAKYWPIGSRGSARGCRAGGYGTMPDYEARANAETLVAVHVENREMVEDIEALCAIEALDVLFIGPGDLSASYGHPGNASHPDVTAAIDRVIEVARGRKHLGTVVANAAQLEAYAARGVRYFAWLNDLGLMRSALNAAAANFAPYRDGAK from the coding sequence GTGTTCAATGCGGAGGTGAAGCGCAAGCTGGAGGCGGGGGAGACCGTGTTCGGCAGCTTCTTCAAGGTCGATTCGCCCCAGATCGCCGAGCTGTACGGGCTCGCCGGGTTCGACTTCCTGATCGTCGACGCCGAGCACGGCTGCTTCACGCACGGCCAGATCGAAAACCTGATCCGCACCTGCGAACGCGTCGGCATGAGCACGGTAATCCGCACCCCGGACGCTGCCGAAGCCAACATCCTCCACGTCCTCGACAGCGGCGCGAGCGGGATCCAGGTGCCGTCGCTGCGCAGCGCGGCGGAAGTCGAGGAGGTCATCCATCGCGCCAAATACTGGCCGATCGGCAGCCGCGGTTCGGCCCGCGGCTGCCGCGCCGGCGGCTATGGCACGATGCCCGACTATGAAGCCCGCGCGAATGCCGAGACACTCGTCGCGGTGCATGTCGAGAACCGCGAGATGGTCGAGGACATCGAAGCGCTGTGCGCCATCGAAGCGCTCGACGTCCTGTTCATCGGCCCTGGCGACCTCAGCGCTTCGTACGGCCATCCCGGCAATGCCAGCCATCCCGACGTCACCGCCGCGATCGACCGCGTGATCGAAGTGGCGCGGGGGCGGAAACATCTCGGCACCGTGGTCGCCAACGCCGCTCAGCTCGAAGCCTATGCCGCGCGAGGCGTGCGTTACTTCGCCTGGCTCAACGACCTGGGATTGATGCGCAGCGCACTCAACGCGGCGGCGGCGAACTTCGCCCCCTATCGCGATGGTGCCAAGTGA
- a CDS encoding carboxymuconolactone decarboxylase family protein, whose translation MKRPAGGRGRELASVAPLLDELTQEVLYDRVWERPQLSARDRSLITVTCLVALGRDQAQGHMELGLENGLSVEELGEAIAHIAFYAGWPVAVSAARKLKTLVDAQDQAKAPPL comes from the coding sequence GTGAAGCGCCCCGCCGGCGGCCGGGGCCGCGAGCTCGCCAGCGTCGCGCCCCTGCTCGACGAGCTTACCCAGGAGGTCCTCTACGACCGCGTCTGGGAACGCCCCCAGCTCAGCGCGCGCGACCGCAGCCTGATCACCGTCACCTGCCTCGTCGCGCTCGGCCGCGACCAGGCGCAGGGGCATATGGAGCTCGGCCTCGAGAACGGGCTGAGCGTGGAGGAACTCGGCGAAGCGATCGCGCATATCGCCTTCTATGCGGGGTGGCCGGTGGCGGTCAGCGCGGCTCGGAAGCTCAAGACGCTAGTCGATGCGCAGGATCAGGCAAAAGCCCCTCCCCTTTAG
- a CDS encoding SDR family oxidoreductase, translating into MSILAGRVVVITGASSGIGEACAWGFADKGARVVLAARRAERLDALVRKVEAAGGEALAVATDVTDEDAVDALFDRTIERFGQVDVLVNNAGIADSTPADQTELALWMRVIDTNLTSAFLCSRAAIRLMKPQGHGRIINVGSISARVPRANSPAYTASKWGLDGLTRALAIDCRAHNIAVSVFHPGIVATELGGGISSLPDDLVATPEDAADVVVHMANLPDHLNFYEALLVQNKIPFLGRG; encoded by the coding sequence ATGAGCATACTCGCCGGCCGCGTGGTGGTGATCACCGGCGCGAGTTCGGGCATCGGCGAGGCGTGCGCATGGGGCTTTGCCGACAAAGGCGCGAGGGTGGTGCTCGCTGCGCGACGCGCCGAGCGGCTCGATGCGCTGGTGCGCAAGGTCGAAGCGGCGGGTGGCGAGGCGCTGGCGGTGGCCACGGACGTCACCGACGAGGACGCGGTCGACGCGCTGTTCGACCGGACGATCGAGCGCTTCGGGCAGGTCGATGTGCTGGTCAACAATGCCGGCATCGCCGACAGCACGCCCGCCGACCAGACCGAGCTCGCTTTGTGGATGCGGGTGATCGACACCAACCTGACCTCGGCCTTTCTCTGCTCGCGCGCCGCGATCCGGCTGATGAAACCGCAAGGGCATGGCCGGATCATCAATGTCGGCTCGATCTCGGCGCGGGTGCCGCGGGCCAACAGCCCGGCCTATACCGCGAGCAAATGGGGCCTGGACGGGCTGACGCGGGCGCTGGCGATCGATTGCCGCGCGCACAATATCGCGGTGTCGGTCTTCCACCCCGGCATCGTCGCGACCGAGCTGGGCGGCGGGATCAGCAGCCTGCCCGACGATCTGGTCGCGACGCCCGAGGATGCCGCCGACGTGGTGGTCCACATGGCGAACCTGCCCGACCATCTGAACTTCTACGAAGCGCTGCTGGTGCAGAACAAGATCCCGTTCCTGGGGCGGGGGTGA
- a CDS encoding LLM class flavin-dependent oxidoreductase: protein MQFGLFYEHQSPAPFDAEKDRVIFHNALDELELADKLGYDYAWLVEHHFLEEYSHSSAPDVFLGALSQRTKRMRLGHGICVMPPKINHPARVAERIATLDLLSNGRVEWGTGESGTAVELEGFGVDPDLKKGMWREATEQCANMLTMTPYPGFDGEHFAMPTRNIVPKPIQAPHPPLWVACSRRDTILHAARNGMGALVFGFAAPEQAGKWVQEYYDIIRSEECVPIGHAVNANFAIVTALSVNEDEQEAIARGTEGFKYFGYSLGFYASFGKHVPGHSTVWEGFKAAEAGIEDNHGNGGIGTPEQVYEHCKAYADVGVDQIIFVQQTGPANHDHICQSLELFATTAMPRLKVGEDERLAKKRAELAPYIEAALARKPKMAEIAREEIEPVRSYGLRKKEAGTFENTRSDRGGGLAVVADDPLALVSNQAEKATR, encoded by the coding sequence ATGCAGTTCGGCCTGTTCTACGAGCACCAGTCGCCCGCACCCTTCGACGCCGAGAAGGATCGGGTGATCTTCCACAATGCGCTCGACGAGCTCGAGCTCGCCGACAAGCTGGGCTATGACTATGCCTGGCTGGTCGAGCACCATTTCCTGGAGGAATATTCGCACAGCTCGGCGCCCGACGTATTCCTCGGCGCGCTCAGCCAGCGGACCAAGCGGATGCGGCTCGGGCACGGCATCTGCGTGATGCCGCCCAAGATCAACCATCCCGCGCGCGTCGCCGAGCGGATCGCGACGCTCGACCTGCTCTCCAACGGCCGCGTCGAATGGGGCACCGGCGAGAGCGGCACCGCGGTCGAGCTCGAGGGTTTCGGCGTCGATCCCGATCTCAAGAAGGGCATGTGGCGCGAGGCGACCGAGCAATGCGCGAACATGCTCACCATGACGCCCTATCCCGGCTTCGACGGCGAACATTTTGCGATGCCGACGCGCAATATCGTGCCCAAGCCGATCCAGGCGCCACATCCGCCGCTCTGGGTGGCGTGTTCACGGCGCGACACGATTCTCCACGCCGCGCGCAACGGGATGGGGGCGCTGGTGTTCGGCTTCGCCGCGCCCGAGCAGGCGGGCAAGTGGGTGCAGGAATATTACGACATCATCCGCTCGGAAGAATGCGTGCCGATCGGCCATGCGGTGAACGCCAATTTCGCGATCGTCACCGCGCTTTCGGTCAACGAGGACGAGCAGGAAGCGATCGCGCGCGGGACCGAGGGGTTCAAGTATTTCGGCTATTCGCTGGGCTTCTATGCTTCGTTCGGCAAGCACGTCCCCGGCCACTCGACCGTCTGGGAAGGCTTCAAGGCCGCCGAGGCGGGGATCGAGGACAATCACGGCAACGGCGGGATCGGCACGCCCGAGCAGGTCTATGAGCACTGCAAGGCGTATGCGGATGTGGGAGTCGACCAGATCATCTTCGTCCAGCAGACCGGGCCCGCGAACCACGACCATATCTGTCAGTCGCTCGAGCTGTTCGCGACTACCGCGATGCCGCGGCTCAAGGTCGGGGAGGACGAAAGGCTGGCGAAGAAACGGGCCGAGCTTGCGCCCTATATCGAAGCCGCCTTGGCACGGAAGCCGAAGATGGCGGAGATCGCCAGGGAGGAGATCGAGCCGGTGCGCTCCTATGGGCTGCGCAAGAAGGAGGCGGGGACGTTCGAGAACACCCGGTCCGATCGCGGCGGCGGGCTCGCGGTGGTGGCGGACGATCCGCTGGCGCTCGTCTCCAACCAGGCCGAGAAGGCGACGCGATGA
- a CDS encoding flavin reductase family protein: MNEVTSAPLTIAEQLRAGLRRLGKAVVVITCWHEGRRWAMTATAVSELSMDPPSLLVCVNKSASLHGPLTGKANFCVNILHADHAHVSQACSGKVKGEERFSQGAWEAAPDGTPYLRDAQASFFCTHETHVEYGTHAVVIGAVTGVSWSGDVDPLIYLDGGYARAARLG, from the coding sequence ATGAATGAAGTCACCAGCGCGCCGCTGACAATCGCCGAGCAGCTCCGCGCCGGGCTGCGCCGGTTGGGCAAGGCCGTGGTGGTCATCACCTGCTGGCACGAGGGCCGGCGCTGGGCGATGACCGCGACGGCGGTCAGCGAGCTGAGCATGGACCCGCCTTCGCTGCTCGTCTGTGTCAACAAGAGCGCCAGCCTGCACGGGCCGCTGACCGGCAAGGCGAATTTCTGCGTCAACATCCTCCACGCGGATCACGCCCATGTCTCGCAGGCGTGCAGCGGCAAGGTGAAGGGCGAGGAACGGTTCAGCCAAGGCGCGTGGGAAGCCGCGCCCGACGGCACGCCCTACCTCCGCGACGCGCAGGCGAGCTTCTTCTGCACGCATGAGACGCATGTCGAATATGGCACGCACGCCGTGGTGATCGGCGCGGTCACCGGGGTTTCGTGGTCAGGCGACGTCGATCCGCTGATCTATCTCGATGGGGGCTATGCTCGGGCGGCACGGCTCGGATGA
- the ribB gene encoding 3,4-dihydroxy-2-butanone-4-phosphate synthase, with protein MHTDVDLAGGTDDSLHNAISSIEEIIEEARNGRPYILVDAEARENEGDIIIPAQFATPAQINFMARHARGLICLSMTEERARALRLPPMVHENNSGHGTAFTVSIEAREGVTTGISAYDRAHTVAVAIDPSKDCDDVVSPGHVFPLIARDGGVLVRAGHTEAAVDVSRLAGLIPAGVICEVMNDDGTMARLPDLIAFAQLHGLKIGTIADLIAYRRRTERSVTRVHEEAFDTVYGEGFRLSVFRSTIDHVEHVALVRGRIEPHVPTLVRMHRLDFVSDMLGPPTGRREYVQRALARIGGHDGAGVVVFIRDPSASAISERRASGAVPTRDQRIRDYGVGAQILLDLGVQDLVLLTDSEARLSGIEGYGLRIVGREGLGGDE; from the coding sequence ATGCATACTGACGTGGACCTCGCTGGCGGCACGGACGACAGCCTCCACAACGCGATCTCGTCGATCGAGGAGATCATCGAGGAGGCGCGCAACGGCCGCCCCTATATCCTGGTCGATGCCGAGGCGCGCGAGAACGAAGGCGACATCATCATCCCCGCGCAGTTCGCGACGCCGGCGCAGATAAACTTCATGGCGCGCCACGCGCGCGGGCTGATCTGCCTGTCGATGACCGAGGAGCGCGCCCGCGCGCTGCGGCTGCCGCCGATGGTCCACGAGAACAACAGCGGCCACGGCACCGCCTTCACCGTCTCGATCGAGGCGCGCGAGGGGGTGACAACGGGCATTTCGGCCTATGACCGCGCGCATACCGTCGCGGTGGCGATCGATCCGTCCAAGGACTGCGACGACGTCGTCTCGCCGGGCCATGTCTTCCCACTGATCGCACGCGACGGCGGCGTGCTGGTCCGCGCAGGGCATACCGAGGCGGCGGTCGATGTCTCGCGGCTCGCCGGGCTGATCCCGGCAGGGGTCATCTGCGAAGTGATGAACGACGACGGGACGATGGCGCGGCTGCCCGATCTGATCGCCTTCGCGCAGCTCCACGGCCTCAAGATCGGCACGATCGCCGACCTGATCGCCTATCGCCGGCGCACCGAGCGATCGGTGACCCGCGTCCATGAGGAAGCGTTCGACACGGTCTATGGCGAGGGTTTCCGCCTCTCCGTGTTCCGCAGCACGATCGACCATGTCGAACACGTCGCGCTCGTGCGCGGACGGATCGAGCCGCACGTGCCCACGCTCGTCCGGATGCACCGGCTCGATTTCGTCTCGGACATGCTCGGGCCGCCGACCGGACGGCGCGAATATGTTCAGCGCGCGCTCGCGCGGATCGGCGGGCATGACGGGGCGGGGGTGGTGGTGTTCATTCGCGACCCTTCCGCCAGCGCGATTTCCGAGCGGCGCGCGAGCGGCGCGGTGCCGACGCGCGACCAGCGGATCCGCGACTATGGCGTCGGCGCGCAGATCCTGCTCGATCTGGGCGTGCAGGATCTCGTGCTGTTGACCGACAGCGAGGCACGCCTATCCGGCATCGAAGGCTATGGTTTGCGGATCGTCGGACGGGAAGGGCTTGGCGGAGATGAATGA